Proteins found in one Panicum hallii strain FIL2 chromosome 4, PHallii_v3.1, whole genome shotgun sequence genomic segment:
- the LOC112888372 gene encoding uncharacterized protein LOC112888372 isoform X3, giving the protein MAYGLWPRFAISPRRPRGPPPPPDRVVPSLVATRLASSSLSTCLCPPPPTPRPARFPLRPREALASLRYRRRRRLGASAPRASRRRSQIPISFWVCSRASPRFAVSWEAASLAGLQSDLVEFLYQQHCNFLQYRKAIAVFHLLNCRRGKSRTVKAESVASDVTCGFDK; this is encoded by the exons ATGGCCTATGGGCTATGGCCCAGATTCGCCATATCGCCACGTCGACCACGAGgccctccacctccaccagATCGCGTCGTCCCCTCCCTCGTCGCCACTCGACtcgcctcctcctctctctccacTTGTCTCTGTCCTCCACCTCCGACTCCTCGCCCCGCTCGCTTTCCACTCCGTCCTCGAGAAGCTCTCGCCTCCCTccgctaccgccgccgccgccgcctcggcgccTCCGCCCCGCGCGCGTCCCGTCGTCGCTCCCAG ATTCCAATTAGCTTCTGGGTTTGCTCTCGAGCGTCACCACGCTTTGCCGTCTCGTGGGAAGCTGCATCATTAGCTGG TTTGCAGAGTGATCTTGTTGAGTTTCTATATCAACAGCACTGCAACTTCTTGCAGTATAGAAAGGCTATTGCTGTTTTCCACTTATTG AATTGCAGACGTGGAAAATCTCGCACAGTGAAAGCAGAGTCAGTTGCTTCTGATGTTACTTGTGGATTTGATAAATAA